Proteins encoded within one genomic window of Glycine soja cultivar W05 chromosome 1, ASM419377v2, whole genome shotgun sequence:
- the LOC114367282 gene encoding uncharacterized protein LOC114367282 isoform X1, whose amino-acid sequence MATCFAPFSVSGGSHELWLTKRVGPKLTVQRRSNLVIKRNHTSSISAEYRDNRGGGGGDFVAGFLLGGAVFGTLAYIFAPQFVMQIRRSLLNEDEYGFRKAKRPIYYDEGLERTRQTLNEKIGQLNSAIDNVSSRLRGGNNVPAAKIESDPEVEATM is encoded by the exons atggcAACTTGTTTCGCTCCGTTCTCCGTTTCAG GTGGATCTCATGAGCTGTGGTTAACAAAGCGAGTTGGACCTAAGCTCACTGTTCAAAGGAGATCAAACCTTGTGATCAAGAGGAACCACACTTCTTCAATTAGTGCAGAATACCG TGATAATAGAGGAGGTGGAGGTGGGGATTTTGTTGCTGGCTTTCTTCTGGGTGGTGCAGTTTTTGGAACTCTAGCTTATATCTTTGCTCCCCAG TTTGTGATGCAGATCAGAAGATCTCTGCTAAACGAAGATGAGTATGGGTTTCGCAAGGCCAAAAGACCAATATATTACGATGAAGGGTTAGAG AGGACCAGGCAGACCTTGAATGAGAAGATAGGCCAACTAAACTCTGCCATTGATAATGTATCTTCGCGTTTGAGAGGTGGCAACAACGTACCTGCTGCAAAGATAGAAAGTGATCCTGAGGTGGAAGCAACCATGTGA
- the LOC114367282 gene encoding uncharacterized protein LOC114367282 isoform X2: MATCFAPFSVSGGSHELWLTKRVGPKLTVQRRSNLVIKRNHTSSISAEYRDNRGGGGGDFVAGFLLGGAVFGTLAYIFAPQIRRSLLNEDEYGFRKAKRPIYYDEGLERTRQTLNEKIGQLNSAIDNVSSRLRGGNNVPAAKIESDPEVEATM, translated from the exons atggcAACTTGTTTCGCTCCGTTCTCCGTTTCAG GTGGATCTCATGAGCTGTGGTTAACAAAGCGAGTTGGACCTAAGCTCACTGTTCAAAGGAGATCAAACCTTGTGATCAAGAGGAACCACACTTCTTCAATTAGTGCAGAATACCG TGATAATAGAGGAGGTGGAGGTGGGGATTTTGTTGCTGGCTTTCTTCTGGGTGGTGCAGTTTTTGGAACTCTAGCTTATATCTTTGCTCCCCAG ATCAGAAGATCTCTGCTAAACGAAGATGAGTATGGGTTTCGCAAGGCCAAAAGACCAATATATTACGATGAAGGGTTAGAG AGGACCAGGCAGACCTTGAATGAGAAGATAGGCCAACTAAACTCTGCCATTGATAATGTATCTTCGCGTTTGAGAGGTGGCAACAACGTACCTGCTGCAAAGATAGAAAGTGATCCTGAGGTGGAAGCAACCATGTGA
- the LOC114367301 gene encoding uncharacterized protein LOC114367301 — MIQNIDMRLESGTCNVCSAPCSSCMHLNHALMGLKAEEFSDENCRIGEANSMDEDNEYSLRSRACESSQHTVSEASNMQSVNSSHDALSENADSRQIILNKYQDSKHLEGLDDNTSCISRASDANLVNDSHQRNEERIIMNVERDSFSHVPEKLSECSIENSSSSLTKEREPVVSGEKYIAVIESTSKISLKVCPKSEADTDVCDANNEDPKYAVQDGQCEKAQELVKSPGKQEPQSDDESDESDVVEHDVKVCDICGDAGREDLLAICSRCSDGAEHTYCMREMLEKVPEGDWLCEECKDAEENENKRLDVDDKKMVEVSSTSQVSGKRLSDNIEVAPAAKRQALESSIGSPKTSSPKRLVPLSRESSFKSLDKSKVKPGLLMPIRNHSGGIDTEIARSPSIGPRGQNPKGMLLKSNSFNNLNSKPRVKLVDEVVPPPKKGGNEHTSKNMEMPARVTGKSTLFKSSSLGRSNATESKVKMLSPKSATTQDLKGSRHLKESGAFDRKFPSRIDRPVASLVVSTPKGDQKLTPHAESSKASAMNNNRELKVNQDGKSCALPRSMSNISRKSLEPQVSSERTSTRVDETQQDVLSQSRETANQVERSRDSSSDRGRPAVPTSKNPLCQKCKEFGHALECCTAGSTQESGAEISVTASSSSKEEMHKDNILKVAIQAALLRRPEIYKKKEISYQTDEVSTSGTELNCEVTSKDQVLVSSTLKNSISADETQEQQEILENSTSDSSKCSSANDLKQLNSCPTDFRSKPGKSDSIGLAAGKPVVRDLSDKAVTMSSVPLKMLAFPEYEYTWQGVFEVHRNGKPPDLYTGFQAHLSSCASPKVLGVVNKFLPKVSLSEVSRLSMWPSQFLHGGVSDDNIALYFFARDVESYERHYKGLLDHMIRNDLALKGNFDGVQLLIFPSNQLPENSQRWNMLFFLWGVFRGRRINHSDSAKKICISSLNVMPVEEKSSTAILTMPETHCLPKCKDEESNDCDKVCNAFLPSTSRDQHQTSGSRNVDVNDQTHLGSQVNLEKLDSRIDSKSTSRVPTSSTLLCQEMNSTVSSLKVSVLEQEQCRESKPPEAMGRSASTRIVETKTDSDISVKQENTLSLIPSQKGAASNIGKDTISEKINSDEDQQRPKKKLEEDCPYIDLEANIDDQETVAASNFSKDKNSGTIIVDEDQQRPKRKQKDNHYIDLEATLEDQETGAVSNIYEDKISRKMDVEEDWRWLKRKQKDDHYIDLEATFHEDPSVEGINCGLPNDKVQHVDLSDTIMQGSAVSCQKIPWNEGNAKLEDRESSGKKLKTGFGGIYGSGGRDSFNDSFTSLGNNLGSCSSVEDKGCEEACDEKIIREDLGTLERTFFPVGTQNITNSLSVMDSMSTKGVGEYDEGFQDGIPNLELALGGKTKPPPAAPKGMLPFLVGAVDRQNNRSDNLGDRQEDEGVAASLSLSLSFPSPIKEQTKAAELLPDGQRVNNSFFLFGRK, encoded by the exons ATGATTCAGAACATTGATATGAGACTTGAATCGGGAACCTGCAATGTGTGCTCAGCTCCTTGTTCATCTTGCATGCATCTTAACCATGCTCTCATGGGGTTAAAGGCTGAAGAGTTTTCTGATGAAAACTGTCGCATAGGAGAGGCTAATTCTATGGATGAGGATAATGAATATTCTCTTAGGAGCAGAGCTTGTGAAAGCTCACAGCACACTGTCAGTGAAGCAAGTAATATGCAGAGTGTGAATTCAAGTCATGACGCACTGTCTGAAAATGCTGACAGTAGACAGATCATACTGAATAAGTATCAggattccaagcatttagaaggTCTTGATGACAACACTTCTTGTATTAGTAGAGCCAGTGATGCTAATTTAGTGAACGATAGCCATCAAAGGAATGAAGAGAGAATAATAATGAATGTGGAAAGGGATTCATTTTCTCATGTCCCAGAAAAGTTGTCAGAATGCTCCATTGAGAATTCTAGTTCATCATTGACCAAAGAGAGGGAACCTGTTGTTTCTGGCGAGAAATATATTGCTGTTATTGAGAGTACTTCTAAGATTTCACTAAAAGTATGTCCTAAGTCAGAAGCAGATACTGATGTCTGTGATGCTAACAATGAAGATCCTAAATATGCAGTTCAAGACGGACAGTGTGAGAAAGCTCAAGAGCTGGTTAAATCCCCTGGCAAGCAGGAACCTCAATCTGATGACGAGAGTGATGAATCAGATGTTGTGGAACATGAT GTAAAGGTGTGTGACATCTGTGGAGATGCTGGTCGTGAGGATCTACTTGCCATATGTAGTAGGTGCAGTGATGGTGCAGAGCACAC CTACTGCATGCGAGAAATGCTTGAGAAAGTCCCTGAAGGGGATTGGTTATGTGAAGAATGCAAAGATGCAGAggagaatgaaaataaaagactgG ATGTTGACGACAAAAAAATGGTTGAAGTTAGTTCAACCTCACAAGTTTCTGGCAAAAGACTCTCTGATAACATTGAAGTAGCTCCAGCAGCAAAAAGACAAGCTCTTGAATCAAGTATAGGATCACCAAAGACGTCAAGTCCCAAGAGATTAGTTCCACTGTCCCGAGAATCTTCATTTAAGAGCTTAGATAAATCAAAAGTGAAGCCTGGTCTTCTGATGCCTATTCGAAACCACTCTGGTGGTATTGATACAGAGATTGCTCGCTCTCCTTCCATTGGTCCCCGGGGTCAAAATCCAAAAG GTATGCTGTTGAAGTCTAATTCATTCAACAACTTAAATTCCAAGCCAAGAGTCAAACTTGTTGATGAAGTTGTTCCCCCCCCCAAAAAAGGGGGTAATGAACATACTTCTAAGAACATGGAGATGCCTGCTCGGGTGACTGGAAAATCTACATTATTCAAATCCTCAAGTTTGGGGCGATCAAATGCAACTGAATCAAAAGTGAAAATGCTTTCGCCAAAGTCTGCAACTACTCAGGATTTGAAAGGATCTAGACATCTAAAAGAATCAGGTGCATTTGACAGGAAATTTCCATCTAGGATTGATCGTCCTGTGGCTAGTTTGGTTGTTTCCACTCCTAAGGGTGATCAAAAGCTTACACCTCATGCGGAAAGCAGTAAAGCTTCAGCAATGAACAACAATCGAGAGTTGAAGGTTAACCAGGATGGAAAATCATGTGCATTACCAAGGTCAATGAGTAATATAAGCCGGAAAAGTTTGGAGCCTCAAGTTAGTTCAG AGAGAACATCAACCCGTGTTGATGAAACTCAACAGGATGTGCTGTCTCAATCACGGGAGACAGCAAATCAGGTTGAGAGAAGCAGAGATAGTTCTAGTGATCGTGGAAGGCCAGCTGTTCCTACTTCAAAAAACCCATTATGTCAAAAATGTAAGGAATTTGGCCATGCTTTGGAATGTTGTACAGCTGGTTCTACACAGGAATCTGGTGCTGAAATATCTGTCACTGCCTCGAGTAGTTCAAAAGAGGAGATGCATAAAGACAATATATTGAAAGTTGCAATCCAGGCTGCTTTACTCAGAAGGCCTGAAATTtacaagaagaaagaaatatctTATCAAACTGACGAGGTTTCTACCTCAGGCACAGAGTTGAATTGCGAAGTGACTTCAAAAGACCAAGTTTTGGTTTCCAGCACACTGAAGAATAGCATATCTGCTGATGAAACCCAAGAACAACAAGAAATCCTTGAGAATTCTACCTCAGATTCTTCCAAATGTTCATCTGCCAATGATTTGAAGCAACTTAACTCTTGTCCAACTGACTTTCGGTCCAAACCAGGAAAGTCAGATTCCATTGGTCTTGCAGCTGGAAAGCCTGTAGTGAGAGACTTGTCTGATAAAGCTGTGACAATGTCCAGTGTTCCTTTGAAGATGTTGGCCTTTCCTGAATATGAATACACCTGGCA GGGTGTCTTTGAAGTGCATAGAAATGGAAAGCCTCCTGATTTATATACTGGATTTCAGGCACATCTATCCTCTTGTGCTTCTCCTAAGGTTCTTGGGGTAGTGAACAAGTTTCTACCCAAAGTTTCCCTCAGTGAAGTTTCTCGCTTGAGCATGTGGCCTTCACAATTTCTTCATGGTGGTGTTAGTGATGATAATATTGCTCTTTACTTCTTTGCCAGGGATGTTGAAAG TTATGAGAGACACTACAAGGGTCTATTGGATCACATGATTAGAAATGATTTAGCACTTAAAGGAAATTTTGATGGTGTCCAACTGCTGATATTCCCTTCCAACCAGCTTCCTGAAAATTCGCAGC GCTGGAATATGTTGTTTTTCTTATGGGGCGTATTTAGGGGGAGGAGGATCAATCATTCAGATTCTGCAAAAAAGATTTGTATTTCCAGTTTGAATGTAATGCCAGTTGAGGAGAAATCCTCAACTGCCATTTTAACTATGCCTGAAACACATTGTTTGCCAAAGTGCAAGGATGAAGAATCAAATGATTGTGATAAAGTATGCAATGCATTTCTCCCATCCACTTCCAGAGACCAACATCAGACTAGTGGAAGTAGGAATGTTGATGTCAATGACCAGACACATTTGGGTTCACAAGTAAACTTAGAGAAGCTAGATAGTAGGATTGACTCAAAATCTACATCAAGGGTTCCAACAAGCAGTACTCTATTATGTCAAGAAATGAACTCCACTGTTTCATCCCTG AAAGTTAGTGTCCTTGAACAAGAACAGTGCAGAGAGTCTAAACCTCCTGAAGCAATGGGAAGAAGTGCAAGTACTAGGATTGTGGAAACAAAAACTGATTCTGATATTTCTGTCAAGCAAGAGAACACTTTGTCTTTGATTCCTTCTCAAAAAGGTGCTGCAAGCAATATTGGTAAAGATACAAtttcagagaaaataaacaGTGATGAAGACCAGCAGAGGCCTAAGAAGAAACTAGAAGAGGATTGTCCCTATATTGATTTGGAGGCAAATATTGATGATCAAGAAACAGTTGCTGCAAGCAATTTTAGTAAGGATAAAAATTCAGGAACAATTATTGTTGATGAAGATCAGCAAAGGCCCAAGAGGAAACAGAAAGATAATCATTATATTGACTTGGAGGCAACACTTGAAGATCAAGAAACAGGTGCTGTAAGCAATATATATGAGgataaaatttcaagaaaaatggACGTTGAGGAAGATTGGCGATGGCTTAAGAGGAAACAGAAAGATGATCACTATATTGACTTGGAGGCAACTTTTCATGAAGACCCAAGTGTAGAAGGGATCAACTGTGGGCTACCTAATGATAAAGTTCAGCATGTAGATCTTTCTGACACAATTATGCAGGGTTCTGCTGTCAGTTGTCAGAAAATACCTTGGAATGAGGGAAATGCCAAGTTAGAAGACAGAGAAAGTTCTGGCAAGAAGTTAAAGACAGGTTTCGGTGGGATTTATGGTTCTGGAGGTAGAGACTCTTTTAATGACAGTTTTACATCTCTTGGAAATAATCTTGGCTCCTGTTCTTCAGTTGAGGACAAAGGATGTGAGGAAgcttgtgatgagaaaatcatcCGGGAGGACTTGGGAACCCTGGAAAGAACCTTCTTTCCAGTTGGCACACAGAATATTACCAACTCGCTATCAGTGATGGATAGCATGTCAACCAAAGGGGTTGGTGAGTATGATGAAGGATTTCAAGATGGGATTCCCAATCTAGAGCTTGCCTTAGGGGGCAAAACAAAACCACCACCAGCTGCGCCTAAGGGTATGCTGCCTTTCTTAGTTGGGGCAGTAGACAGGCAAAATAACCGCTCTGATAACTTGGGAGACAGGCAGGAGGATGAAGGTGTCGCTGCATCTCTTTCCCTCTCTCTGTCCTTTCCATCTCCAATTAAGGAACAAACAAAAGCTGCAGAGCTTTTGCCTGATGGGCAGCGTGTGAACAACTCGTTTTTCCTTTTTGGGAGAAAATAA